The Actinomycetes bacterium genome contains the following window.
AGCCCGGCACCGGCAGAGAGTTCCTCCCGAACCATAAGGCTCGCAACGCAGTCCACCGGCTCGCGAACTAACAGAACGGTTGGGATACCCAAGCGATGCCCCGCCGCCACCGCAGCAGATCCGTGGCTGTGGCTCCAATACCTCAGTTCGGGAAAGTGGACATGCACCAAGAGGGCAACGTAGGTATTGGCCGAACGGGGGAAACCTTCGATCACAACATCAGTCGATTCGGAGGGAAGCGTGAAGCGTGACGACAACCTGGCTGCGACTCGAAAAGCAACATCGGAATCGTACAAGGCACTACGCGCGATCCACCGGGCGTCTGCCAACATCCAGTTGCCAGTTGGAGCCGGGCTGGGAGTCACCACGGCACGCTATCAGCGGACCCACGACTTTCCCGCCAACCCGTAAACGGTTGCGGGTCTAAGTTCGGGTCTAGCGACACGCTGACGACAACTACCGAAGTAGCAAGCCCTCATCCGATCGCCGCTTCCGCTGGTAGCAGCTCTGCCGCTGACTCCATCTCGATGTTGTCCCAACCCGAGAGTCGCGACACCGCAGCAGGCGTTGATATAGCCACCTGAACCTCGACTGTGGCACCCCGCGGGTAGCAGTGCAGGAGGCGGGCGGAATTCTGCTTCGCGACAGTAGCAGCCACTTGGCAGGGACCTGGCTGCTGCAGTAGCGCTCCAGCTGCCGCCAAGGCGACTGCGTCCGCAACAGCTTCAGCGCGACCACGTGACACAGCACCGGCTGTCAGTGCCGCTGCAATGATTGCGCTACCAATCACGAATACAGTCCCCACGAGCAGTAGCGATAGTGATCCCCGGTCAGACATCACGCCGCCGGTTCTTGGGCCACTACTAGTTGCGACGACAAGTGCGCCCCCAACCCGGCAAGTCGGGGAACTGGGGCTCGCAGGTGGTAGTTGGTGGTCACGGTGATGAGGTCACCCTGCGGCTTCGCCGCCACTCGCACATTCGGCAACACCCGTTGAGCTAGCTCAGCGGCCTCCGCAACCGAGGTGCCACTGGCGATCTCGCGCGCGGCAGATCTCGTTGCCGCGTCCAACTGACCCTGCACCTGACCTACGCGCAACAGCCACGACGCCAGCAAGACGACGATGAGTAGGGCCGGGATCATCAGCGCAAACTCCAGCGTCACCATCCCGGAGTCTCGCCGGAGAAACCCGCAGCCGCCTCGACATCGACTCGGGCCTCCGGCCCGTGCGCCACGCTGGCGGTCGCAGCGTGAATGCACGGACCGGAACCCCGGGACTACGCGAATAGGAATGAGAAGGCCCATTCCATAACCCGTTTGATGAGTTCCATCGCCCAGTCGCTCGTCAGCAGTTTGATCAGGATTCCTCCCAGCCCGGCAACTGCGACCGTGCCAACTGCATATTCCGCAGTTGTTAGGCCGTCCTCCTCCTTGACTACTCGGTCCACTATCTGTGGCATTGCCAACTCTCCCTTCTGCGGCTCCCACCGCCTCACGTTCCGGCGTGCCAACCGGCATCCGAATCCGATCCGATTGATCCCGGATCTGGATTGCCCCAACTGTCGATCGGGTCTAGAGCGGGACACTTATCGACCGGGTAGTTGGGGATGACTCAGACAGGTACTCGATTGGGGAATCTCGTCACGTAGCGGGCGTTAACGCTCACCAGGACATCGAGAGACACACCGCGCTGCGGGGACTAACGACCACAA
Protein-coding sequences here:
- a CDS encoding pilus assembly protein, yielding MTLEFALMIPALLIVVLLASWLLRVGQVQGQLDAATRSAAREIASGTSVAEAAELAQRVLPNVRVAAKPQGDLITVTTNYHLRAPVPRLAGLGAHLSSQLVVAQEPAA
- a CDS encoding DUF4244 domain-containing protein, whose product is MPQIVDRVVKEEDGLTTAEYAVGTVAVAGLGGILIKLLTSDWAMELIKRVMEWAFSFLFA